A portion of the Colius striatus isolate bColStr4 chromosome 1, bColStr4.1.hap1, whole genome shotgun sequence genome contains these proteins:
- the LOC104550039 gene encoding histone H1.01 — protein sequence MSETAPAAAPDAPAPGAKAAAKKPKKAAGGSKARKPAGPSVTELITKAVSASKERKGLSLAALKKALAAGGYDVEKNNSRIKLGLKSLVSKGTLVQTKGTGASGSFRLNKKPGEVKEKAPKKRAAAAKPKKPAAKKPASAAKKPKKAAAVKKSPKKAKKPAAAAAKKTAKSPKKAAKAGRPKKAAKSPAKAKAVKPKAAKPKATKPKAAKAKKAAPKKK from the coding sequence ATGTCCGAGActgctcccgccgccgcccctgATGCGCCAGCCCCTGGTGCCAAGGCCGCCGCCAAGAAGCCGAAGAAGGCAGCGGGCGGCTCCAAAGCCCGCAAGCCGGCGGGCCCCAGCGTCACCGAGCTGATCACCAAGGCCGTGTCCGCCTCCAAGGAGCGCAAAGGACTTTCTCTCGCCGCCCTCAAGAAGGCGCTGGCCGCCGGCGGATACGATGTGGAGAAGAACAACAGCCGCATCAAGCTGGGGCTCAAGAGCCTCGTCAGCAAGGGCACCCTGGTGCAGACCAAGGGCACCGGCGcctccggctctttccggctcaaTAAGAAGCCCGGCGAAGTGAAGGAGAAAGCCCCCAAGAAGCGGGCGGCCGCGGCCAAGCCCAAGAAGCCGGCGGCCAAGAAGCCAGCCAGTGCTGCCAAGAAGCCCAAGAAAGCAGCGGCGGTGAAGAAGAGCCCCAAGAAAGCCAAAAAGCCGGCGGCCGCTGCGGCCAAGAAAACGGCCAAGAGCCCCAAGAAGGCAGCAAAGGCGGGTCGCCCCAAGAAAGCAGCGAAGAGCCCGGCCAAGGCAAAGGCGGTGAAGCCCAAAGCCGCCAAGCCCAAGGCGACCAAGCCCAAAGCAGCCAAGGCAAAGAAGGCGGCGCCTAAGAAGAAGTAA
- the LOC133627698 gene encoding histone H4, which yields MSGRGKGGKGLGKGGAKRHRKVLRDNIQGITKPAIRRLARRGGVKRISGLIYEETRGVLKVFLENVIRDAVTYTEHAKRKTVTAMDVVYALKRQGRTLYGFGG from the coding sequence atgtCTGGCAGAGGCAAGGGCGGGAAGGGGCTCGGCAAGGGCGGCGCCAAGCGCCACCGCAAGGTGCTGCGCGACAACATCCAGGGCATCACCAAGCCGGCCATCCGCCGCCTGGCTCGGCGCGGCGGCGTCAAGCGCATCTCGGGGCTCATCTACGAGGAGACGCGCGGCGTGCTCAAGGTCTTCCTGGAGAACGTGATCCGCGACGCCGTCACCTACACGGAGCACGCCAAGAGGAAGACGGTCACGGCCATGGACGTGGTCTATGCCCTCAAGCGCCAGGGACGCACCCTCTACGGCTTCGGCGGCTAA
- the LOC133627684 gene encoding histone H2A — MSGRGKQGGKARAKAKSRSSRAGLQFPVGRVHRLLRKGNYAERVGAGAPVYLAAVLEYLTAEILELAGNAARDNKKTRIIPRHLQLAIRNDEELNKLLGKVTIAQGGVLPNIQAVLLPKKTDSHKAKSK; from the coding sequence ATGTCCGGCCGCGGGAAGCAGGGCGGGAAGGCGCGGGCCAAGGCCAAGTCGCGCTCGTCGCGGGCCGGGCTGCAGTTCCCCGTGGGCCGTGTGCACCGGCTGCTGCGCAAGGGCAACTACGCGGAGCGGGTGGGCGCCGGCGCCCCGGTGTACCTGGCTGCCGTGCTGGAGTACCTGACGGCCGAGATCCTGGAGCTGGCGGGTAACGCGGCCCGCGACAACAAGAAGACGCGCATCATCCCCCGCCACCTGCAGCTGGCCATCCGCAACGACGAGGAGCTCAACAAGCTGCTGGGCAAGGTGACGATCGCGCAGGGCGGCGTGCTGCCCAACATccaggccgtgctgctgccCAAGAAGACCGACAGCCACAAGGCGAAGAGCAAGTAA
- the LOC133627649 gene encoding histone H3, with the protein MARTKQTARKSTGGKAPRKQLATKAARKSAPATGGVKKPHRYRPGTVALREIRRYQKSTELLIRKLPFQRLVREIAQDFKTDLRFQSSAVMALQEASEAYLVGLFEDTNLCAIHAKRVTIMPKDIQLARRIRGERA; encoded by the coding sequence ATGGCCCGCACGAAGCAGACGGCGCGTAAGTCGACGGGCGGGAAGGCGCCCCGCAAGCAGTTGGCCACCAAGGCGGCCCGCAAGAGCGCGCCGGCCACGGGCGGCGTGAAGAAGCCGCACCGCTACCGGCCCGGCACGGTGGCGCTGCGCGAGATCCGGCGCTACCAGAAGTCCACGGAGCTGCTGATCCGCAAGCTGCCCTTCCAGCGCCTGGTGCGCGAGATCGCGCAGGACTTCAAGACCGACCTGCGCTTCCAGAGCTCGGCCGTGATGGCGCTGCAGGAGGCGAGCGAGGCCTACCTGGTGGGGCTCTTCGAGGACACCAACCTCTGTGCCATCCACGCCAAGCGCGTCACCATCATGCCCAAGGACATCCAGCTGGCCCGTCGCATCCGCGGCGAGCGTGCATAA
- the LOC133627682 gene encoding histone H2A → MSGRGKQGGKARAKAKSRSSRAGLQFPVGRVHRLLRKGNYAERVGAGAPVYLAAVLEYLTAEILELAGNAARDNKKTRIIPRHLQLAIRNDEELNKLLGKVTIAQGGVLPNIQAVLLPKKTDSHKAKSK, encoded by the coding sequence ATGTCCGGCCGCGGGAAGCAGGGCGGGAAGGCGCGGGCCAAGGCCAAGTCGCGCTCGTCGCGGGCCGGGCTGCAGTTCCCCGTGGGCCGTGTGCACCGGCTGCTGCGCAAGGGCAACTACGCGGAGCGGGTGGGCGCCGGCGCCCCGGTGTACCTGGCTGCCGTGCTGGAGTACCTGACGGCCGAGATCCTGGAGCTGGCGGGCAACGCGGCCCGCGACAACAAGAAGACGCGCATCATCCCCCGCCACCTGCAGCTGGCCATCCGCAACGACGAGGAGCTCAACAAGCTGCTGGGCAAGGTGACGATCGCGCAGGGCGGCGTGCTGCCCAACATccaggccgtgctgctgccGAAGAAGACCGACAGCCACAAGGCGAAGAGCAAGTAA
- the LOC133627700 gene encoding histone H4, with protein MSGRGKGGKGLGKGGAKRHRKVLRDNIQGITKPAIRRLARRGGVKRISGLIYEETRGVLKVFLENVIRDAVTYTEHAKRKTVTAMDVVYALKRQGRTLYGFGG; from the coding sequence ATGTCTGGCAGAGGCAAGGGCGGGAAGGGGCTCGGCAAGGGCGGCGCCAAGCGCCACCGCAAGGTGCTGCGCGACAACATCCAGGGCATCACCAAGCCGGCCATCCGCCGCCTGGCTCGGCGCGGCGGCGTCAAGCGCATCTCGGGGCTCATCTACGAGGAGACGCGCGGCGTGCTCAAGGTCTTCCTGGAGAACGTGATCCGCGACGCCGTCACCTACACGGAGCACGCCAAGAGGAAGACGGTCACGGCCATGGACGTGGTCTATGCCCTCAAGCGCCAGGGACGCACCCTCTACGGCTTCGGCGGCTAA
- the LOC133627637 gene encoding histone H1.03 encodes MAETAPVPAPDVAAAAPAKAPVTKKPKKAAGGSKARKPAGPSVTELITKAVSASKERKGLSLAALKKALAAGGYDVEKSNSRIKLGLKSLVSKGTLVQTKGTGASGSFRLSKKPGEVKEKAPKKRAAAAKPKKPAAKKPASAAKKPKKAVTAKKSPKKVKKPAAAAAKKAAKSPKKVTKAAKPKKVAAAAKSPAKAKAVKPKAAKPKATKPKAAKAKKAAPKKK; translated from the coding sequence ATGGCCGAGACTGCTCCAGTGCCCGCGCCCGATGTCGCTGCTGCGGCTCCGGCGAAAGCTCCAGTCACCAAGAAGCCGAAGAAGGCGGCGGGCGGCTCCAAAGCCCGCAAGCCAGCGGGCCCCAGCGTCACCGAGCTGATCACCAAGGCCGTGTCCGCCTCCAAGGAGCGCAAGGGGCTCTCTCTCGCCGCCCTCAAGAAGGCGCTGGCCGCCGGCGGATATGATGTTGAAAAGAGCAACAGCCGCATCAAGCTGGGGCTCAAGAGCCTCGTCAGCAAGGGCACCCTGGTGCAGACCAAGGGCACCGGCGcctccggctctttccggctcagCAAGAAGCCCGGCGAAGTGAAGGAGAAAGCCCCCAAGAAGCGGGCGGCCGCGGCCAAGCCCAAGAAGCCGGCGGCCAAGAAGCCTGCCAGCGCCGCCAAGAAGCCCAAGAAGGCAGTAACAGCGAAGAAGAGTCCCAAGAAAGTCAAGAAGCCGGCGGCTGCCGCGGCCAAGAAAGCGGCCAAGAGCCCCAAGAAGGTGACCAAGGCTGCCAAGCCCAAAAAGGTGGCGGCAGCAGCGAAGAGCCCGGCCAAGGCGAAGGCGGTGAAGCCCAAAGCTGCCAAGCCCAAGGCGACCAAGCCTAAAGCGGCCAAGGCAAAGAAGGCGGCGCCCAAAAAGAAATAA
- the LOC133627706 gene encoding histone H4: protein MSGRGKGGKGLGKGGAKRHRKVLRDNIQGITKPAIRRLARRGGVKRISGLIYEETRGVLKVFLENVIRDAVTYTEHAKRKTVTAMDVVYALKRQGRTLYGFGG from the coding sequence ATGTCTGGCAGAGGCAAGGGCGGGAAGGGGCTCGGCAAGGGCGGCGCCAAGCGCCACCGCAAGGTGCTGCGCGACAACATCCAGGGCATCACCAAGCCGGCCATCCGCCGCCTGGCTCGGCGCGGCGGCGTCAAGCGCATCTCAGGGCTCATCTACGAGGAGACGCGCGGCGTGCTCAAGGTCTTCCTGGAGAACGTGATCCGCGACGCCGTCACCTACACGGAGCACGCCAAGAGGAAGACGGTCACGGCCATGGACGTGGTCTATGCCCTCAAGCGCCAGGGACGCACCCTCTACGGCTTCGGCGGTTAA